One genomic segment of Thermoanaerobaculia bacterium includes these proteins:
- a CDS encoding DUF4416 family protein, with translation MEASLPEPVKFFIAILLGKEALIEEVEAGIQRAVGETDYRSPEFPFEHTDYYEEEMGAGLRRVFLSLHGLRSPADLVDMKWKCSELENEWRQEGNRLINLDPGFLDATKVVLASFKPGGWKIFLDRGVYADMTLYYAKGSFIRFGWTFPDFRTGTYDRVLLHIRRSFKEQRKNR, from the coding sequence ATGGAAGCGTCCCTTCCGGAACCGGTAAAGTTCTTCATCGCGATCCTGCTGGGAAAGGAAGCCTTGATAGAGGAGGTTGAAGCCGGAATTCAAAGGGCGGTCGGGGAGACTGATTATCGTTCTCCGGAGTTTCCCTTTGAACATACGGATTACTATGAAGAGGAAATGGGGGCGGGCCTTCGCCGCGTCTTTCTCTCTCTGCACGGCCTTCGGTCGCCGGCAGATCTGGTGGATATGAAATGGAAATGTTCTGAATTGGAGAATGAATGGCGGCAGGAAGGAAATCGCCTCATCAACCTCGATCCCGGATTTCTGGATGCCACCAAGGTGGTCCTGGCTTCCTTTAAACCGGGAGGGTGGAAGATTTTCCTGGATCGAGGTGTGTACGCCGACATGACCCTGTACTATGCCAAGGGATCGTTTATCCGGTTCGGGTGGACCTTCCCCGATTTCCGGACCGGCACGTACGACAGGGTTCTCCTTCACATCCGCCGGTCGTTTAAGGAACAGAGAAAAAATCGTTGA
- the mce gene encoding methylmalonyl-CoA epimerase: MIDHIGVAVRDAKQALATYEALGFVVEGEEDVVSQGVHVVFIQMGNTHVELLQPLNDESPIARFLVKRGEGLHHICIRVDSVRSAMESLRSIGKRLIYDEPVAGAGGRMTNFVHPADNSGVLTEIQESHASGN; this comes from the coding sequence ATGATTGATCACATCGGTGTGGCCGTCCGGGATGCAAAGCAGGCGCTTGCAACCTATGAGGCGCTCGGATTCGTGGTGGAAGGAGAAGAGGATGTTGTCTCCCAGGGTGTCCATGTGGTCTTTATCCAGATGGGGAATACCCATGTCGAGCTTCTGCAGCCTCTGAACGACGAATCTCCGATCGCCAGGTTTCTCGTGAAACGGGGGGAAGGCCTTCACCATATCTGCATTCGCGTAGATTCAGTCCGCAGTGCCATGGAGAGCCTGCGAAGCATAGGAAAGAGACTGATCTATGATGAACCGGTGGCCGGAGCCGGTGGCCGAATGACAAATTTTGTCCATCCGGCTGATAACTCCGGGGTTCTTACGGAGATTCAGGAGAGCCATGCTTCGGGAAACTAG
- a CDS encoding lysophospholipid acyltransferase family protein, which yields MIRVWHSFLGFLCVSLGGTHIILTSRFDTQTLRLRTWARRLLNWGGIHWDIEGIEHLENSPPAILVSNHASSLDIPLLLAAVPRTFRMVAKKELLSVPFIGWVIRRAGFIPIQRYSREEALEALKEIRGYIESGVDFYLAAEGTRTRTGDLLPFKKGPFVLAIELGIPVIPITLHGTFHALPKGTFLPRSDRTLLVRIHAPLSTEGMTYDDRDRLRDQAREVILKDYQDESRAS from the coding sequence ATGATTCGAGTCTGGCACTCCTTTCTTGGATTTCTCTGCGTCTCCCTGGGCGGGACTCACATCATCCTGACCTCCCGGTTTGACACACAGACACTAAGGCTTCGAACCTGGGCACGAAGGCTCCTGAATTGGGGAGGCATCCACTGGGATATTGAGGGCATCGAACATCTTGAGAACAGTCCTCCCGCCATTCTCGTATCCAACCATGCAAGCAGTCTGGATATCCCCCTTCTCCTTGCCGCAGTTCCCCGAACATTCCGGATGGTGGCTAAGAAGGAACTGCTGAGTGTTCCCTTTATCGGCTGGGTCATCCGGAGAGCGGGATTCATTCCCATTCAGCGGTACAGCAGAGAAGAGGCTCTTGAGGCCCTGAAAGAAATCAGGGGCTACATTGAGTCGGGTGTCGATTTCTACCTTGCCGCGGAGGGGACGCGAACGAGAACGGGCGACCTTCTTCCGTTCAAAAAGGGTCCCTTTGTCCTCGCCATCGAGCTGGGAATCCCCGTGATCCCCATCACGCTTCACGGAACGTTTCACGCACTCCCGAAGGGAACATTTCTCCCGAGATCAGATCGTACGCTGCTGGTTCGGATCCATGCCCCCCTTTCCACTGAAGGAATGACCTACGACGATCGCGACCGGCTTCGAGATCAGGCCCGAGAGGTCATCCTCAAGGACTATCAGGATGAATCGCGCGCTTCGTGA
- the meaB gene encoding methylmalonyl Co-A mutase-associated GTPase MeaB, translating into MVAYSPFVARMLEGDIRSLGRVITAIENGTPDGYAYLRELYPLGGKSQVVGITGPPGAGKSTIVDCFARSLRKRGKRVGIVAVDPTSPFSGGALLGDRIRMQRLYTDPGIFIRSMATRGSTGGLAQTSLDVVDAMSAASFDVILVETIGIGQDEVDVIRAVDTVIVVLVPGLGDDIQALKAGMMEIGDIFVVNKADREGVNRTVLEIQGMLEMGGERPWIPPILQTVASRDEGMEEVLSAISTHADFLSQTSAGEERCRAQAEFRLTRSLASRFTQRYRERLASESRWDGAVEKICQREQDPHSLVDTLLKEVL; encoded by the coding sequence GTGGTTGCGTACTCTCCGTTTGTTGCCCGAATGCTCGAAGGAGATATCCGCTCCCTCGGTCGTGTCATCACCGCGATCGAAAATGGAACCCCCGATGGGTATGCCTATCTGCGTGAACTCTATCCCCTGGGAGGAAAGAGCCAGGTCGTAGGGATCACCGGTCCTCCGGGAGCCGGGAAAAGCACGATTGTCGATTGCTTTGCCCGTTCTCTCAGGAAACGCGGAAAGAGGGTGGGGATTGTCGCTGTGGATCCGACCAGCCCCTTCAGCGGTGGTGCCCTGCTGGGAGATCGGATTCGCATGCAGCGGCTTTACACCGATCCCGGCATCTTTATTCGCAGTATGGCCACACGCGGTTCGACCGGGGGGCTGGCACAAACCAGCCTCGATGTCGTGGATGCAATGAGTGCAGCCAGCTTCGACGTGATCCTGGTGGAGACGATCGGGATCGGCCAGGATGAAGTCGATGTAATACGGGCTGTCGATACCGTTATCGTTGTACTGGTTCCCGGTCTCGGGGACGATATCCAGGCCCTCAAGGCCGGAATGATGGAAATCGGCGATATCTTTGTCGTCAACAAGGCGGATCGTGAAGGTGTGAATCGAACCGTTCTCGAAATCCAGGGAATGCTGGAAATGGGAGGAGAGAGGCCATGGATACCCCCAATTCTCCAGACTGTAGCCTCGCGGGATGAAGGGATGGAAGAAGTTCTATCCGCCATTTCCACCCATGCCGACTTTTTATCTCAAACCTCAGCCGGGGAAGAAAGGTGCAGGGCCCAGGCGGAATTCAGGCTGACCAGGAGCCTTGCTTCCCGATTTACCCAGCGATACCGGGAACGTCTCGCGTCAGAATCACGCTGGGACGGAGCCGTAGAAAAGATCTGCCAGAGGGAACAGGATCCTCATAGTCTCGTGGATACCCTGCTGAAGGAGGTTCTATGA
- a CDS encoding acyl-CoA dehydrogenase family protein, translating into MDFNLTEEQRAIRDAVRDMAEKEIRPKIMEWDNPGVFHHEVIPTMAELGLFGILFPESFGGAGLGYVEYVLILEELARVDPSVALTIAAHNSLCTNHIYLFGTDEQKNQYLPDLVSGKHIGAWALTEPGSGSDSAGMRTVAVRDGDSWILNGSKNFITHASVGKIAVVLAVTRPEDHHHGISAFIVDLDEPGVIRGKKEDKLGMRSSDTSQLHFEDCRIPADRLLGNENKGFQSAMAVLDGGRISIASLAVGLARGSFEHALKYSQERKQFNQPIFEFQAVHFPIADMATQIEAAHLLTMQAACLKDEGKRTTLESSMAKLYAGDVGVWVTEKAVQIFGGYGFIKDYPVEKYFRDVKLCTIGEGTAEIQRMVIARQLQKELG; encoded by the coding sequence GTGGATTTTAACCTGACCGAGGAACAGAGAGCGATCCGGGATGCTGTCCGGGATATGGCCGAAAAGGAGATCCGTCCGAAAATCATGGAGTGGGACAATCCCGGCGTTTTTCACCATGAAGTCATTCCAACTATGGCGGAGCTGGGTCTTTTTGGAATTCTCTTTCCTGAGTCCTTCGGAGGTGCGGGGCTGGGATACGTTGAATACGTGCTCATCCTGGAAGAGCTTGCCCGTGTGGATCCATCCGTGGCGCTTACGATTGCGGCCCACAACTCTCTCTGTACAAATCATATCTACCTGTTCGGCACCGATGAGCAGAAGAACCAATATCTTCCGGACCTGGTATCCGGAAAGCACATCGGAGCCTGGGCTCTCACGGAACCCGGATCCGGTTCGGACAGCGCCGGGATGAGAACCGTTGCCGTGAGGGACGGGGATTCCTGGATCCTGAATGGGAGTAAAAATTTCATAACCCATGCCAGTGTTGGCAAGATTGCCGTTGTCCTGGCTGTGACCCGCCCGGAGGATCACCACCACGGGATATCCGCCTTTATCGTGGATCTGGATGAGCCCGGCGTCATAAGAGGGAAGAAGGAGGACAAGCTGGGTATGCGGTCCTCCGATACGAGCCAGCTCCACTTTGAGGACTGCAGAATTCCGGCGGACCGCCTTCTGGGAAATGAAAACAAGGGCTTCCAGTCCGCCATGGCTGTCCTGGACGGGGGAAGAATTTCCATCGCTTCTCTGGCCGTTGGGCTGGCCCGCGGATCCTTCGAGCACGCATTAAAATACTCCCAGGAAAGAAAACAGTTTAATCAGCCAATTTTTGAATTCCAGGCCGTTCATTTCCCCATTGCGGATATGGCGACACAGATTGAGGCGGCTCATCTTCTGACCATGCAGGCCGCCTGTCTGAAAGATGAGGGGAAGCGCACGACCCTTGAATCTTCGATGGCCAAGCTTTACGCCGGAGATGTGGGGGTCTGGGTGACAGAAAAGGCTGTACAGATCTTTGGAGGCTACGGGTTTATCAAGGACTACCCCGTGGAAAAATACTTCCGGGATGTCAAGCTCTGCACGATCGGGGAAGGTACGGCGGAAATCCAGAGAATGGTCATTGCCCGCCAGCTGCAAAAGGAGCTCGGCTGA
- a CDS encoding Maf family protein, which translates to MDGKHADPDFAMKVFLASASPRRRDILRNLGFEVMVCPAHVDESPFLGESPIEHVLRLAKDKVSSLDTVPLGTIGLGADTVVTLGNSILGKPSTQDEAIDMLRRLSGQWHRVVTGLALRTSDHFYESYAVTDVFFSPMSETEISWYVSTREPMDKAGAYGIQGFASLFIREVHGSASNVIGLPVHVLYSLIKEAGLQEAYFRRPPEQGA; encoded by the coding sequence ATGGATGGAAAACACGCTGATCCTGATTTTGCGATGAAGGTATTTCTGGCATCTGCAAGCCCACGGCGGAGAGATATTCTGAGGAATCTCGGATTTGAAGTGATGGTTTGCCCTGCACACGTCGATGAGTCCCCTTTCCTCGGTGAATCACCGATTGAGCACGTTCTCAGGCTGGCAAAGGATAAGGTGAGCAGTCTGGATACCGTTCCGTTGGGAACAATTGGCCTGGGAGCTGATACCGTCGTAACCCTGGGAAATTCCATTCTTGGAAAACCGTCCACACAGGACGAGGCCATCGACATGCTCCGACGCCTTTCCGGCCAGTGGCATCGTGTTGTCACCGGTCTGGCCCTGCGCACCTCGGACCATTTCTATGAATCGTATGCAGTTACGGATGTTTTTTTCAGCCCCATGTCTGAAACTGAAATCTCCTGGTATGTCAGTACCCGGGAACCGATGGACAAGGCGGGCGCCTATGGGATTCAGGGTTTTGCCAGCCTCTTTATCCGGGAAGTACATGGGAGTGCTTCCAACGTGATCGGACTTCCCGTCCACGTTCTCTATAGCTTAATCAAGGAGGCGGGACTTCAGGAAGCCTATTTCCGCAGACCTCCCGAACAAGGAGCATGA